From a single Rodentibacter sp. JRC1 genomic region:
- a CDS encoding isochorismate synthase MenF: MDILEQAASRISQQIEDYLQQKQTDIVRFQVEIANVDLLAWLKAQRVYPQFYLRFRDEEQKFAALGEVRSFSELNLAQEFIEQYNLPLIGGLQFQGYEQFILPQMLLEQRAYATTVSVFVEGETSAQSALALIKTLPKTTALCALPKQVPLLIERRADERTWNDWVNQALFEIKQGELTKLVLANETIFHLKQRINPYDFLAESEKQNQGCYHFLWAETPYSTFVGSTPERLFAREYNLFLTEALAGTAPITENQKENRQQADWLLKDEKNLNENWLVVQDISQNISAMVESFDVGEVELKPLRKVQHLLRKIRANLTAHYRDSALLKAIHPTAAVSGLPQQQARMILSEIETFERGWYAGTLGIMSEAYSEFCVAIRSAFIEGHRIRIFAGAGIVEGSQPLIEWKEIERKAAGLISLFAENHNGEKECL; the protein is encoded by the coding sequence ATGGATATTTTAGAACAAGCGGCAAGCCGAATAAGTCAGCAAATTGAAGATTATTTGCAACAAAAACAAACGGATATCGTGCGTTTTCAAGTAGAAATCGCCAATGTCGATTTATTGGCGTGGCTAAAAGCACAAAGGGTTTATCCACAGTTCTATTTACGCTTTCGTGATGAAGAACAAAAATTTGCTGCGCTTGGAGAAGTGCGGTCATTTTCCGAGCTAAATTTAGCGCAAGAGTTTATTGAACAATACAATTTGCCATTAATCGGCGGTTTACAATTTCAAGGTTACGAACAATTTATTTTGCCGCAAATGTTGTTAGAACAACGGGCATACGCCACCACAGTGAGCGTTTTTGTCGAAGGCGAAACCTCCGCACAATCTGCTTTAGCACTTATTAAAACTCTGCCGAAAACAACCGCACTTTGCGCATTACCTAAACAAGTTCCTTTGCTGATCGAACGACGTGCGGATGAGCGAACTTGGAATGACTGGGTAAATCAGGCGCTTTTTGAAATCAAACAAGGCGAATTAACCAAGCTCGTGTTGGCAAATGAAACGATCTTTCACTTAAAACAGCGCATTAATCCCTATGATTTTCTTGCCGAAAGCGAAAAGCAAAATCAAGGTTGCTATCATTTTTTGTGGGCGGAAACTCCTTATTCGACTTTTGTCGGCTCAACCCCCGAACGTTTGTTTGCGCGCGAATACAACCTTTTTTTAACCGAAGCCCTCGCAGGCACTGCGCCCATTACGGAAAATCAGAAAGAAAACAGACAACAAGCCGATTGGTTGTTAAAAGATGAAAAAAATCTGAACGAGAATTGGCTGGTGGTTCAAGATATTTCTCAAAATATTAGCGCAATGGTGGAATCCTTTGATGTAGGCGAAGTCGAACTCAAACCTTTACGCAAAGTACAACATTTGTTACGAAAAATTCGCGCAAATCTGACCGCACATTACCGAGATTCCGCATTACTAAAAGCGATTCACCCTACTGCGGCGGTTTCGGGCTTGCCACAGCAACAAGCCAGAATGATTTTATCGGAAATCGAAACTTTTGAACGTGGCTGGTATGCCGGGACATTAGGCATTATGAGCGAGGCATATTCTGAATTTTGTGTAGCGATTCGTTCCGCCTTTATTGAAGGCCACCGAATCCGCATATTTGCCGGTGCGGGCATTGTTGAAGGCTCGCAACCTTTGATTGAATGGAAAGAAATTGAACGTAAGGCAGCAGGGCTCATTTCCCTGTTTGCAGAAAATCATAACGGAGAAAAAGAATGTCTGTAA
- the menD gene encoding 2-succinyl-5-enolpyruvyl-6-hydroxy-3-cyclohexene-1-carboxylic-acid synthase, with the protein MSVNVFNRCWSKVILETLVRQGVTHFCIAPGSRSTPLTLEAVRLQNAERAVCHSHFDERGLGFFALGIAKSTQSPVAIIVTSGTAAANLYPAIIEARQTGVDLVILTADRPPELWECGANQAILQQNMFGDYPIANVNLPKPNADYSAQWLISLLEQATFQQNQQHGVVHINVPFAEPLYEANDSAVDNHPWLQPLQRWLSQVKPWIKYETLQQEVIPHENWDHWRTKRGVIVVGQLPAEQAMGINTWATTMGWVLLTDIQSGVEPMTPYADIWLANQTVREKLLEADIVIQFGSRFISKRINQFLQAFNREFWIIEQTQKAVDPYHHTHTRFNAKVHNWLRVHPPLRQKPWLLEPLALSKFCAGFIEQQVGGNLNEASLAHHIERVLPYDGILFLGNSLFVRLVDALTKLPEGYPIYTNRGASGIDGLLATAAGIGVGSNQPVVAMIGDTSTLYDLNSLALFKNVTQPTIIFVINNNGGAIFDMLPVDETVKERFYRLPHNGDFSQIAAMFDIKYAHPYTWADLSSVLKQAYTRRKTTLIEIKTNPNDGSNIYKRLIEQISYAVIGA; encoded by the coding sequence ATGTCTGTAAACGTGTTTAATCGTTGTTGGTCAAAAGTGATTTTAGAAACCTTGGTACGCCAAGGTGTTACTCACTTCTGCATTGCACCCGGCTCACGTTCTACCCCATTAACACTTGAAGCGGTGCGCTTACAAAATGCAGAGCGGGCCGTTTGCCATAGTCATTTTGACGAACGGGGCTTGGGCTTTTTTGCCCTTGGTATCGCAAAATCCACACAATCTCCGGTTGCCATAATCGTTACCTCCGGTACGGCGGCGGCCAATCTTTATCCGGCAATTATTGAAGCACGTCAAACGGGCGTTGATCTCGTCATATTAACGGCGGATCGCCCGCCTGAATTATGGGAATGCGGTGCAAATCAAGCGATATTGCAACAAAATATGTTCGGCGATTACCCGATTGCCAATGTGAATTTACCCAAGCCCAATGCGGATTATTCTGCGCAATGGCTTATCTCTTTATTGGAACAAGCAACGTTCCAACAAAATCAACAGCATGGTGTCGTGCATATTAACGTTCCCTTTGCCGAACCGCTTTATGAAGCCAATGACAGTGCCGTAGATAACCACCCTTGGTTACAACCGTTACAGCGTTGGCTTTCACAGGTAAAACCTTGGATAAAATATGAAACATTACAACAAGAAGTAATTCCTCACGAAAACTGGGATCACTGGCGTACCAAACGCGGTGTGATTGTAGTCGGGCAACTGCCGGCGGAACAAGCTATGGGCATCAATACTTGGGCGACCACAATGGGTTGGGTATTATTAACCGATATTCAATCCGGTGTCGAACCGATGACGCCTTATGCCGATATTTGGCTTGCCAACCAAACGGTGCGGGAAAAACTGCTCGAAGCGGATATTGTGATTCAATTCGGATCCCGTTTTATCAGCAAACGTATTAATCAATTTTTACAAGCTTTTAATCGTGAATTTTGGATTATCGAACAAACGCAAAAAGCGGTTGATCCTTATCATCACACACATACTCGCTTTAATGCGAAAGTGCATAATTGGCTTCGTGTGCACCCTCCGCTTCGCCAAAAACCATGGCTATTAGAACCCCTTGCTTTATCAAAATTCTGTGCCGGTTTTATTGAACAACAAGTGGGCGGTAATTTAAATGAGGCTTCTCTCGCCCATCATATTGAACGCGTACTGCCTTATGACGGCATTTTATTCCTTGGCAACAGCCTGTTTGTGCGTCTTGTTGATGCGCTTACAAAATTGCCGGAAGGCTACCCGATTTATACTAATCGCGGAGCAAGCGGCATCGACGGCTTACTGGCGACTGCAGCCGGCATCGGCGTAGGTTCGAATCAACCGGTTGTCGCAATGATTGGCGATACCTCAACACTCTATGATCTCAATTCGCTCGCCTTATTTAAAAATGTTACGCAGCCGACTATCATTTTCGTGATTAACAATAACGGGGGCGCAATTTTTGATATGTTACCGGTGGATGAAACGGTGAAAGAGCGTTTTTACCGTTTACCTCACAATGGCGATTTTTCACAAATCGCCGCAATGTTTGATATAAAATACGCCCACCCTTACACTTGGGCGGATTTAAGCAGCGTATTAAAACAAGCCTACACACGCCGTAAAACAACATTGATTGAAATTAAGACCAATCCGAATGACGGCAGCAACATCTATAAACGTTTAATTGAACAAATCAGTTATGCCGTTATCGGCGCATAG
- the menH gene encoding 2-succinyl-6-hydroxy-2,4-cyclohexadiene-1-carboxylate synthase → MMNIIFLHGLLGTGDDWQKVIENLLHFRCIPLDLPFHGKAKKIEAVDFEDTTQYLAEEIQSAVKNEPYFLVGYSLGGRIALHYALQSNVKKSQLQGMILEGVNLGLKTEKEKQARWQNDIYWAKRFINESPEKVLEDWYQQAVFAHLTSAQRQQLIQKRKTNCGDNIGKMLLATSLAKQADFREKVRSNSLPFFYFCGERDQKFQALAHEEQLPLTTIPNAGHNAHSENPIFFAKKLKNLILKIAQA, encoded by the coding sequence ATGATGAATATTATTTTCCTTCATGGTCTCCTCGGCACCGGTGACGACTGGCAAAAAGTCATCGAAAATCTACTGCACTTTCGCTGTATCCCGCTTGATTTACCTTTCCATGGAAAAGCAAAAAAAATTGAAGCCGTTGATTTTGAAGACACAACGCAATATCTTGCCGAAGAAATCCAAAGTGCGGTCAAAAATGAACCTTATTTTCTTGTCGGATACTCACTCGGGGGACGCATTGCCTTACACTATGCGTTACAATCCAATGTGAAGAAATCACAATTGCAAGGAATGATTTTGGAAGGCGTAAATTTAGGTTTAAAAACCGAGAAAGAAAAACAAGCCCGTTGGCAAAATGATATCTATTGGGCAAAACGGTTTATTAATGAATCGCCTGAAAAGGTATTGGAAGATTGGTATCAACAAGCGGTATTTGCCCATTTAACTTCTGCCCAAAGACAACAATTGATCCAAAAACGAAAAACCAATTGTGGTGACAATATCGGCAAAATGTTGCTTGCCACCAGCCTTGCCAAACAAGCTGATTTTCGCGAAAAAGTGCGGTCGAATTCTTTGCCGTTTTTCTATTTTTGCGGCGAGCGGGATCAAAAATTCCAAGCTCTTGCGCATGAAGAACAACTTCCCTTAACCACCATTCCAAATGCAGGCCACAATGCTCACTCGGAAAATCCGATATTTTTCGCTAAAAAACTTAAAAATCTCATATTAAAAATTGCTCAAGCCTAA
- a CDS encoding MFS transporter produces MTTQLRNNPMKVALASMVGTAIEFFDYYIYAAAAVLVFNTQFFSSDDPLSNDLLSLSTLALAFFARPIGSALFGHFGDKIGRKKTLVASLLLMGGSTVIIGLLPNYSQIGIWAPILLCICRVGQGIGLGGEWGGAALVATENAPEGKRAWYGTFPQLGAPIGLFVANGTFFLVSYFWGHEALVEWAWRIPFVSSILLVFVGLYVRLTLHESHVFVEAEQKGKKLNAPVSVVFTKHLKPMIIGTFIMVATYSLFYIMTAFAQAYSRTAPTLSEAGHPLGLGIPANTFTGLLLISAIIFGIFISISGIYADKIGRRKWLIWVTVAIGLLGLSMPLFFENGTPIGVFAFLVVGMAIMGMTFGPMAALLPELFPTEVRYSGASLAYNLASIIGATIAAMISLKINASFGIIGVGVYLAINALMTLLALLASKETKNVDLTKI; encoded by the coding sequence ATGACAACACAACTTCGTAATAATCCGATGAAAGTGGCACTTGCCTCTATGGTCGGAACTGCAATCGAATTTTTCGATTACTATATCTATGCGGCGGCGGCCGTGTTAGTGTTCAACACACAGTTCTTTAGCAGCGATGACCCTCTTTCAAATGATCTTCTTTCTCTTTCCACTTTGGCCCTCGCCTTTTTTGCACGTCCGATAGGATCGGCATTATTCGGTCATTTTGGCGACAAAATCGGACGTAAAAAGACACTCGTGGCTTCTCTCTTATTAATGGGAGGCTCAACCGTCATCATCGGTTTATTGCCTAACTATTCACAAATCGGCATTTGGGCACCTATTTTGCTTTGTATTTGCCGAGTCGGACAAGGGATCGGGCTTGGCGGAGAATGGGGCGGTGCGGCATTGGTTGCAACCGAAAATGCGCCGGAAGGTAAACGGGCTTGGTATGGCACTTTTCCCCAATTAGGTGCACCTATCGGTTTATTTGTAGCAAACGGCACATTCTTCTTAGTCAGCTATTTCTGGGGGCATGAAGCCTTAGTAGAATGGGCGTGGCGTATCCCTTTCGTCTCGTCTATATTATTGGTTTTTGTCGGTTTATATGTTCGTTTAACCCTACATGAAAGCCATGTTTTCGTTGAAGCGGAGCAGAAAGGCAAAAAATTAAATGCACCTGTCAGTGTCGTATTCACCAAGCATTTAAAGCCTATGATTATCGGCACATTTATTATGGTTGCGACCTATTCCCTTTTCTATATTATGACCGCTTTCGCACAAGCCTATTCACGTACTGCCCCAACACTTTCAGAAGCAGGCCACCCGCTTGGTTTAGGCATTCCGGCAAACACATTCACCGGTTTGCTATTAATTAGTGCGATCATATTCGGTATTTTCATCAGTATTTCAGGTATTTATGCCGATAAGATCGGTCGCCGCAAATGGTTAATTTGGGTAACGGTTGCCATTGGACTGTTAGGTTTATCTATGCCGCTATTCTTCGAAAACGGCACACCAATCGGTGTTTTTGCATTTCTCGTAGTCGGTATGGCAATTATGGGAATGACCTTCGGTCCTATGGCGGCATTGCTGCCGGAATTATTTCCTACCGAAGTACGTTACTCGGGTGCTTCGCTTGCTTATAACTTAGCTTCCATTATCGGCGCAACCATTGCGGCAATGATTTCCTTAAAAATCAATGCTTCATTCGGCATCATAGGTGTAGGGGTTTATTTGGCTATTAACGCATTAATGACATTACTTGCCTTATTAGCCTCAAAAGAAACAAAGAATGTGGACTTAACAAAAATCTAA
- a CDS encoding energy transducer TonB: MQQAKRSFLGLLTSILVHGVIVGTLLWNWNKSDDSVNSHSGELATAISMEMLQGMRIEEPVPEPEKAEPEPEKKEVVADPTKKAEPKKKEPDKKPEKPKEKPKPPKEKTKKEIKPAEKTPLSKNLPVGERNVNASANVNSKATTTASVNANTNTVGSGSSTNEIAAYKAALYREIERRKEYPTRAKMMRKQGIVHISFNVSNDGVLSNGSIVKSSGDESLDNAALKAVRNAKPVGPKPQGFSSSVSVPIRFSLR; encoded by the coding sequence ATGCAACAAGCTAAACGTTCGTTCTTAGGTTTGCTTACTTCTATTCTTGTTCACGGTGTCATTGTCGGTACTTTACTATGGAATTGGAATAAATCGGATGATAGCGTCAACAGTCATAGCGGGGAATTAGCGACAGCGATTTCAATGGAAATGTTGCAAGGCATGCGCATTGAGGAACCCGTTCCGGAACCGGAAAAAGCAGAACCGGAGCCGGAAAAGAAAGAAGTTGTCGCAGATCCGACAAAGAAAGCGGAACCGAAGAAAAAAGAGCCGGACAAAAAGCCGGAAAAACCAAAAGAAAAACCGAAGCCACCTAAAGAAAAAACTAAAAAAGAGATAAAACCGGCTGAAAAAACGCCTTTATCGAAGAATTTACCTGTAGGTGAGCGTAATGTAAATGCTTCCGCCAATGTTAATTCAAAAGCGACAACAACGGCTTCTGTTAATGCCAATACAAATACGGTAGGTAGCGGTTCAAGTACCAATGAAATTGCGGCTTATAAAGCAGCACTGTATCGCGAGATTGAACGCCGTAAAGAATATCCGACACGTGCTAAAATGATGCGTAAACAAGGTATCGTGCATATTTCATTTAATGTGAGCAATGACGGTGTATTAAGTAATGGAAGTATTGTGAAGTCATCAGGTGATGAAAGTCTTGATAATGCGGCATTGAAAGCGGTTAGAAATGCAAAACCGGTGGGACCGAAACCACAAGGATTTTCAAGTAGTGTTTCTGTTCCGATTCGGTTTAGTTTGCGTTAG
- the exbD gene encoding TonB system transport protein ExbD: MKKFDEINIIPFIDIMLVLLAIVLITASFISQGKIQVNVPKASTAVAFKSDELAKLLTVNAKGELYFNDKPISQEALETEINQWNKEQKVTLKIDAQASFQDFVTITDLLAKNEIKNVAIVSMKDKSSSAKSATAASATE; this comes from the coding sequence GTGAAGAAATTTGATGAAATCAACATTATTCCTTTTATTGACATTATGCTGGTATTGCTGGCGATTGTGTTGATCACCGCTTCATTTATTTCGCAAGGTAAAATTCAGGTGAATGTGCCTAAAGCGAGTACGGCGGTTGCTTTTAAATCTGACGAACTTGCAAAATTATTAACGGTTAATGCAAAAGGTGAGCTTTATTTCAATGATAAACCGATCTCTCAAGAAGCATTGGAAACTGAAATTAATCAGTGGAATAAAGAACAAAAAGTGACATTAAAAATTGATGCTCAGGCCAGTTTTCAAGATTTCGTAACAATCACTGATTTACTTGCAAAAAATGAAATTAAAAATGTCGCCATCGTCTCAATGAAAGATAAAAGCAGTAGTGCCAAGTCTGCGACAGCAGCATCGGCAACCGAGTAG
- the exbB gene encoding TonB-system energizer ExbB, giving the protein MPQLFGFLQQYSDYIIIGLLLLMSVIMLAMVIERFIFLTKINVGRYSNIHALDIDLNRNMTIISTVGANAPYVGLLGTVIGILLTFYQIGQGGGDVDAGEIMLHLSLALKATALGILVAIPSMVFYNGLNRKIEVNRLKWKVLNSQKDKE; this is encoded by the coding sequence ATGCCTCAACTTTTCGGATTTTTACAACAATACAGCGATTACATCATTATCGGACTTTTACTTTTGATGAGTGTTATTATGCTCGCGATGGTGATTGAGCGTTTTATTTTTCTAACCAAGATTAATGTCGGCAGATATTCTAATATTCATGCGTTAGATATTGATTTAAATCGCAATATGACGATCATTTCCACAGTAGGGGCGAATGCACCTTACGTAGGGTTGCTCGGTACGGTAATCGGTATTCTATTAACGTTTTATCAAATCGGCCAAGGTGGCGGCGATGTAGATGCCGGTGAAATTATGTTGCACCTTTCTTTAGCGTTGAAAGCGACCGCACTCGGTATTCTCGTGGCAATTCCTTCAATGGTTTTCTACAACGGTTTAAACCGTAAAATTGAAGTAAATCGTTTGAAATGGAAAGTATTAAATTCACAAAAAGATAAGGAATAA
- the bcp gene encoding thioredoxin-dependent thiol peroxidase, with amino-acid sequence MKTLQVGDAPQFTLSDQNNHSVSLSDFKGKKVLVYFYPKALTPGCTTQACGLRDTKTELENLGVVILGISPDSPKKLAQFAEKKALNFTLLSDEDHQVAEQFGVWGEKKFMGRTYDGIHRISFLIDEQGKIQHIFDKFKTGEHHQVVLDYLQSL; translated from the coding sequence ATGAAAACATTACAAGTTGGGGACGCTCCGCAATTTACATTATCCGATCAAAATAATCATTCGGTTTCACTTTCTGATTTTAAAGGAAAGAAAGTGCTTGTTTACTTTTATCCTAAGGCGCTTACGCCGGGTTGTACGACTCAGGCTTGCGGACTTCGTGATACCAAAACGGAATTAGAAAATTTAGGTGTGGTGATTTTGGGTATTAGTCCCGATTCACCGAAAAAGTTGGCTCAATTTGCAGAGAAAAAAGCACTCAATTTCACTTTGCTTTCCGATGAAGATCACCAAGTTGCCGAACAGTTTGGCGTGTGGGGAGAGAAAAAATTTATGGGAAGAACTTATGATGGCATTCATCGCATTAGTTTCCTGATTGATGAACAAGGTAAAATTCAACATATTTTCGATAAATTCAAAACCGGTGAACATCATCAGGTCGTGTTGGATTATTTACAATCTTTATAA
- the dapA gene encoding 4-hydroxy-tetrahydrodipicolinate synthase: MSTQNPLFFGSIVALVSPMDNHGSIDFNTLEKLVEFHIDAGTDAIVSVGTTGESATLSIEENVKVIEKTVELAKGRIPIIAGTGANATSEAIVMTKLLRDSGVAGCLSVVPYYNKPTQEGMYQHFKAIAECTDLPQILYNVPGRTGSDMKPETVARLAQISNIVGIKEATGDVSRVTAIKQLAGEDFIVLSGDDATGLEAMKLGAEGVISVTNNLAAKDMAEMCRLARTGDFSKAEEINARLMALHQNLFVESNPIPVKWAAYRLGLIKSPFLRLPLTELSETAKSKVETALKTAGLI, encoded by the coding sequence ATGTCTACGCAAAACCCTTTATTTTTCGGCAGCATTGTTGCTTTAGTTAGCCCGATGGATAACCACGGTAGCATTGATTTTAACACCTTGGAAAAACTCGTTGAATTTCATATCGACGCCGGTACTGATGCCATTGTTTCGGTGGGAACAACAGGTGAATCCGCAACATTAAGCATTGAAGAAAATGTGAAGGTAATTGAAAAGACCGTAGAACTGGCAAAAGGCCGCATTCCTATTATTGCCGGTACAGGAGCGAACGCTACCAGTGAAGCGATTGTGATGACCAAATTATTACGCGATAGTGGTGTTGCAGGCTGCCTTTCCGTTGTACCTTATTACAATAAGCCGACTCAAGAAGGCATGTATCAGCATTTTAAAGCCATCGCAGAATGTACCGATTTGCCACAAATTCTTTATAACGTACCGGGGCGTACCGGCAGTGATATGAAACCGGAAACCGTGGCTCGTTTAGCCCAAATTAGCAATATTGTGGGTATTAAAGAGGCAACCGGAGATGTAAGCCGAGTCACCGCAATTAAGCAATTAGCCGGTGAAGATTTCATTGTATTAAGCGGCGATGATGCAACCGGTTTGGAAGCGATGAAATTAGGTGCGGAAGGGGTTATCTCTGTAACTAATAACTTAGCGGCAAAAGATATGGCGGAAATGTGCCGTCTAGCACGCACTGGCGATTTTAGCAAAGCGGAAGAAATTAATGCACGTTTAATGGCATTGCATCAAAATTTATTTGTAGAATCTAACCCGATTCCGGTGAAATGGGCGGCTTATCGTTTAGGTTTGATTAAATCACCCTTCCTTCGTTTACCATTAACCGAACTCAGCGAAACCGCAAAATCAAAAGTAGAAACTGCATTAAAAACGGCAGGTTTAATTTAA
- the bamC gene encoding outer membrane protein assembly factor BamC, with product MKKFLLGLAVISLLSACSTDPEKLQSANDTYQKSDSPIPNFSPLASGGVNLPKQDATYELPNLTIKKGETLDIRPPSTPLAIIKNSLTQFDGERALIVYPEEKASLYNLQQIQRLLKEEGINSTINGAILTTDWHNSDRADDKANTEIRYQVEQVSARDASALTVSILQMRRDGIIFTPSVMEKQRYTADRLNRFVATLTHSYNKQQQDLSNTTIGAFQSDLITDINGRTALGMDATFVQAWEKLGSVLPKIGFYTKSETAGRGQRELKYSPLNKEDWLPLGVNAPDLEKGTYFMQLSAMGERSAVVITDENGKALSDETAKSVYRALSTLLLK from the coding sequence ATGAAAAAATTTCTCTTAGGATTAGCAGTGATCAGTCTATTATCGGCTTGTTCCACCGATCCTGAAAAATTGCAAAGTGCAAATGATACCTATCAAAAATCAGACTCACCCATTCCAAACTTTTCGCCATTAGCAAGCGGAGGGGTAAATCTACCAAAACAAGATGCCACCTACGAACTGCCTAATCTCACCATCAAAAAAGGGGAAACCCTGGACATTCGCCCGCCATCAACACCTTTGGCTATCATCAAAAACTCATTAACTCAATTTGATGGAGAGCGTGCATTAATTGTATATCCTGAAGAAAAGGCTTCACTGTATAACTTACAACAGATCCAACGCTTATTGAAAGAAGAGGGAATTAATTCTACTATCAACGGAGCGATACTCACCACCGATTGGCATAATTCCGATCGTGCGGATGACAAAGCCAACACTGAAATTCGTTATCAAGTAGAGCAAGTTTCCGCCCGTGATGCGAGTGCCCTCACGGTTTCTATCCTTCAAATGCGCCGTGATGGTATTATTTTCACACCAAGCGTAATGGAAAAGCAGCGTTACACTGCCGATCGCTTGAATCGTTTTGTTGCAACGCTCACCCATAGTTATAACAAACAGCAACAAGATTTAAGCAATACCACTATCGGGGCTTTCCAATCTGATTTAATCACAGACATAAACGGAAGAACGGCATTGGGAATGGATGCAACCTTTGTTCAAGCGTGGGAAAAATTAGGTTCTGTACTGCCAAAAATCGGGTTTTATACTAAATCTGAAACGGCAGGACGCGGACAACGAGAATTAAAATATTCGCCATTAAATAAAGAGGACTGGCTACCTTTAGGTGTAAATGCACCCGATCTTGAAAAAGGCACTTACTTTATGCAGCTCTCTGCAATGGGTGAACGAAGTGCGGTTGTTATTACCGATGAAAACGGTAAAGCATTAAGCGATGAAACGGCAAAATCGGTTTATCGTGCGTTAAGTACTTTACTCTTGAAATAA
- a CDS encoding DUF5377 family protein, whose product MSNKTETLFNTTWNVRISDPGEEGARSHFFETVYVTLTAHFEEKGIRYEFVRRVEEQIKVQRSFTELNELFKFLGDYLDSVSLGMLGVKIGNLGVKAE is encoded by the coding sequence ATGTCAAATAAAACAGAAACATTATTTAACACGACGTGGAATGTGCGTATTAGTGATCCGGGTGAAGAAGGCGCACGCAGTCATTTTTTTGAAACGGTTTATGTAACGCTCACCGCGCACTTTGAAGAAAAGGGTATTCGTTATGAATTTGTGCGCAGAGTCGAAGAGCAAATTAAAGTGCAGCGTTCATTTACCGAATTAAATGAATTATTCAAATTTCTTGGCGATTATTTAGATTCGGTTTCCCTTGGTATGCTGGGGGTGAAAATCGGTAATTTAGGTGTGAAAGCGGAATAG
- a CDS encoding alternative ribosome-rescue factor A yields the protein MAKKQKSAVENQTVYQHTRGVVKDNAIMALLRDRLFRQRIEKKRKGKGSYQRKAKHVGKFFEKPDYKFFDFRNFIIGFFLNVVN from the coding sequence ATGGCAAAAAAACAGAAAAGTGCGGTTGAAAATCAAACCGTTTATCAACACACCCGCGGCGTGGTGAAAGATAATGCGATTATGGCGTTATTACGGGATAGATTATTCCGTCAGCGTATTGAGAAAAAACGCAAAGGGAAAGGAAGCTACCAGCGAAAAGCAAAACACGTTGGGAAATTTTTTGAAAAGCCCGATTATAAATTTTTTGATTTCAGAAATTTTATAATCGGGTTTTTCTTAAATGTAGTGAATTAA
- the arsC gene encoding arsenate reductase (glutaredoxin) (This arsenate reductase requires both glutathione and glutaredoxin to convert arsenate to arsenite, after which the efflux transporter formed by ArsA and ArsB can extrude the arsenite from the cell, providing resistance.) — MSIIIYHNPHCSKSRETLALLESQGIQPIIELYLQKQYSVAELQQIADKLGIIDIRQMMRVKDELYKSLDLDNVALTKTDLLQAMSKHSELMERPIVVNGEKAKIGRPPESVLAIL; from the coding sequence ATGTCGATTATTATTTATCACAACCCACACTGTTCAAAAAGCCGAGAAACCCTGGCATTGCTTGAATCGCAAGGTATTCAGCCGATCATTGAGCTTTATTTACAAAAACAATATTCGGTTGCAGAATTGCAACAGATTGCCGATAAATTAGGGATTATTGATATACGCCAAATGATGCGGGTGAAAGACGAGTTGTATAAATCCTTGGATTTGGATAATGTTGCATTAACCAAGACGGATTTATTACAGGCGATGAGCAAACATTCCGAACTTATGGAACGTCCGATTGTAGTAAATGGCGAGAAAGCAAAAATCGGACGACCGCCGGAAAGCGTATTGGCGATTTTGTAA